Proteins encoded together in one Ictidomys tridecemlineatus isolate mIctTri1 chromosome 3, mIctTri1.hap1, whole genome shotgun sequence window:
- the Kcnmb3 gene encoding calcium-activated potassium channel subunit beta-3 isoform X2 has protein sequence MQPFSIPVQITLQGSRRCQGRTAFPTSVKKRYRDYKDGDPPEVHRKLPSSAGEDRAMLLGFAMMGFSILMFFLLGTTILKPFMLSTQRKESNCTTIHTHIMEDWLDCAFSCGMDCQGQGKYPCLQVFVNLTHSGQKALLHYNEEAVQINSKCFYTPKCHRDRNDLLNSALDIKEFFDHKNGTPFSCFYYPDGQSEDVILIKKYNHMVVFHCLFWPSLTLLGGALIVGMVRLTQCLSLQCGKYSTSVRDQASGRVHSIGQQQIQLWSLGRSKGRSREMLRQWPK, from the exons GACAGCCTTTCCTACCTCGGTGAAGAAGAGATATAGAGACTATAAGGACGGAGACCCACCAGAGGTGCACAGGAAGCTGCCCTCCAGTGCTGGAGAGGACAGAGCCATGTTGCTAGGGTTTGCAATGATGGGCTTCTCCATCCTAATGTTCTTCTTGCTTGGAACAACCATCCTGAAGCCTTTCATGCTCAG CACTCAGCGCAAAGAGTCGAACTGCACTACCATCCACACGCACATCATGGAGGACTGGTTGGACTGTGCTTTCAGCTGTGGCATGGACTGCCAAGGCCAGGGGAAGTACCCATGTCTTCAGGTGTTTGTGAACCTTACCCATTCAGGTCAGAAAGCTCTGCTGCATTATAATGAAGAGGCTGTTCAGATCAATTCCAAG TGTTTTTATACACCTAAGTGCCATCGAGATAGGAACGATTTGCTCAACAGTGCCCTGGACATAAAGGAATTCTTCGATCACAAAAATGGAACCCCGTTTTCATGTTTCTACTATCCAGATGGACAATCTGAAGATGTCATTCTTATAAAAAAGTACAACCATATGGTTGTCTTCCACTGTTTATTCTGGCCCTCACTGACTTTGCTAGGTGGTGCCCTGATTGTTGGCATGGTGAGATTGACACAGTGTCTGTCCCTACAATGTGGAAAATATAGCACTTCAGTCAGAGATCAGGCAAGTGGCAGAGTACACTCTATAGGACAGCAGCAAATCCAACTGTGGAGTTTGGGGAGGAGCAAAGGAAGGAGCAGAGAGATGTTAAGACAGTGGCCAAAGTAA